AGCAATGTTGTACCTGTTTTGGATGTGCTGTATTACTCATATATGAGAAGAAAGAGTTTTAAGAGTTAGCAAATAGGGTCACATCCAGCAGAGAACATTTGGTTGGGGACTAGGGCAGTGGTGACTCCTCAGACCCCAGCTACAGCCTGATAAACGTGGTTACCAGAGAAGTAGGAGGCAGTGACATGAAATGGGTGTTCACAGCCTTGTGTTGGGAATTGGATGAGAAACAAGAGCTTGAACTTGGATGTTCCCCAGAGTGAGCGCAAGGTCAGATGAGTTTTTCAAGATAGAAGTGATCAGTCTTTCCCAGGGTGGGGCCCATAATGAAAGGCAATGATAGATTAACGAACAGGTAATAAGTAACTGGAGGAGGGCACTCTGTCTTCCAATTACATGATGATTTGCTAGGTGGCTCAGTGACAAGGTAATTAAGGTGAAGGAAACAAATGTAGCAGGCACAGCGTGGGGTGGACAGTCAGCTGTTGATAGCTTCTGCTGAGATGGCCACAGGACTCCAGGTTTCCTTGCCGCAGCTGGCCACAGGACTGCTGCTCCTCCTCAGTGTCCAGCCCTGGGCTGAGAGTGGGAAGGTGCTGGTGGTGCCCACTGATGGCAGCCACTGGCTCAGCATGCGGGAGGCCGTGCGGGAGCTCCATGCCAGAGGCCACCAGGCGGTGGTCCTCACCCCGGAGGTGAATATGCACATCAAAGAAGAGAACTTTTTCACCCTGACAACCTATGCCATTCCATGGACCCAGGATGAATTTGATCATCTTGTGCTGGGCCACACTCAATGGTTCTTTGAAACAGAACATCTTCTGAAGAGATATTCTAGAAGTATGGCAATTATGAACAATATGTCTTTGGTCTTTCACAGGTCTTGTGTGGAGCTACTGCATAATGAGGCCCTGATCCGGCACCTGAATGCTACTTCCTTTGATGTTGTCTTAACAGACCCGGTTAACCTCTGTGGGGTGGTGCTAGCTAAGTACCTGTCGATTCCTGCTGTGTTTTTTTTGAGGAACATTCCATGTGACTTAGACTTTAAGGGCACACAGTGTCCAAATCCTTACTCCTATATTCCTAAGTTACTAACGACCAATTCAGACCACATGACATTCCTGCAAAGGGTCAAGAACATGCTCTACCCTCTGGCCCTGTCCTACATTTGCGATGCTGTTTCTGTTCCTTATGCAAGCCTCGCCTCTGAGCTTTTTCAGAGAGAGGTGTCAGTGGTGGATCTTCTCAGCCATGCATCCGTGTGGCTGTTCCGATCGGACTTTGTGATGGACTACCCCAGGCCAATCATGCCCAACATGGTCTTCATTGGAGGCATCAACTGTGCCAACAGGAAGCCACTATCTCGGGTCTGTATTGGTGCCTTCATCCAATCAATGTTCCAagcaaaacactttttaaaaaatgtatttacttacaAGTGCTTCCATATCTAATTATCTttctaaagattttatttttgcttctttgtcgTAACAGTCTTCAGTAAGATAAACTGTTAAGTGGTCTCTAGTAGTGTATTTCAGGTTTTCAGTGGTCACTGAGAGGAAGAAGAGATACGGATAAGGGTCTATCAAAGGATGGGCAAGGACTGCTGTGACTCACGGACACTGTTTGTAAAGGCACCGTCTTCATGTTTGTGCATGTCCTTCAGTTGGGGAGGAGCAGGGACACTACATTTGGAACTGATCTATCCTGGGGTTTTTGGCTTGCCTGATTTTCAGTAGAAAGATGATGCAACAGTAAATTATAATTGTTGGCATGATAATTTTTCGCGGTCCCATCTTGCCAAAGATAGAGAGGTGACCACAGGAGACCTAAGCACTCACAGGAAGTAGAAGTGTCAAAGAGGTTGACTCAGTTCAGTGGAAGTGGGACAGTGAAGGTGGCATGAATGTCTGTGATCAGAGAATGAAACATGGAGTTCAGTTTCCAGAGAGGGATCTGTGCTGACAGAAGTTTTTCTGACCAGGAGTTGGGGGTCTGATGTATGATGTGGGCACATCATAGAGTTGGGAAGGTACAGTGATGGTTGCATGTCAGAAGGGTCTTCTTCTACTTGTAATGCTGAAATTATCAAGAGAGGGTGGAAGGGACTAGGGAGGAGATAAGACTGTGAACCTATAAGCCCAGTGAAGCTGGGAGCAGTGATGAATGGACATCTGTCCAAGAAGGAAAGGGTTTCTCTGGAGGGGCTGAGCACATCACCAAACCCACCGTATCCCACTCCAAGTTTCTATAGTGAGATCTattctttttccaaaaatgtCAGAGGCAGCTTTCA
This region of Theropithecus gelada isolate Dixy chromosome 12, Tgel_1.0, whole genome shotgun sequence genomic DNA includes:
- the LOC112636116 gene encoding UDP-glucuronosyltransferase 1-5 isoform X1; protein product: MATGLQVSLPQLATGLLLLLSVQPWAESGKVLVVPTDGSHWLSMREAVRELHARGHQAVVLTPEVNMHIKEENFFTLTTYAIPWTQDEFDHLVLGHTQWFFETEHLLKRYSRSMAIMNNMSLVFHRSCVELLHNEALIRHLNATSFDVVLTDPVNLCGVVLAKYLSIPAVFFLRNIPCDLDFKGTQCPNPYSYIPKLLTTNSDHMTFLQRVKNMLYPLALSYICDAVSVPYASLASELFQREVSVVDLLSHASVWLFRSDFVMDYPRPIMPNMVFIGGINCANRKPLSREFEAYINASGEHGIVVFSLGSMVAEIPEKKAMAIADALGKIPQTVLWRYTGTPPSNLANNTILVKWLPQNDLLGHPMTRAFITHAGSHGIYEGICNGVPMVMMPLFGDQMDNAKRMETKGAGVTLNVLEMTSEDLENALKAVINDKSYKENIMHLSSLHKDRPVEPLDLAVFWVEFVMRHKGAPHLRPAAHDLTWYQYHSLDVIGFLLAIVLTVAFIAFKCCAYGYRKCFGKKGRVKKAHKSKTH
- the LOC112636116 gene encoding UDP-glucuronosyltransferase 1-3 isoform X6, coding for MATGLQVSLPQLATGLLLLLSVQPWAESGKVLVVPTDGSHWLSMREAVRELHARGHQAVVLTPEVNMHIKEENFFTLTTYAIPWTQDEFDHLVLGHTQWFFETEHLLKRYSRSMAIMNNMSLVFHRSCVELLHNEALIRHLNATSFDVVLTDPVNLCGVVLAKYLSIPAVFFLRNIPCDLDFKGTQCPNPYSYIPKLLTTNSDHMTFLQRVKNMLYPLALSYICDAVSVPYASLASELFQREVSVVDLLSHASVWLFRSDFVMDYPRPIMPNMVFIGGINCANRKPLSREFEAYINASGEHGIVVFSLGSMVAEIPEKKAMAIADALGKIPQTVLWRYTGTPPSNLANNTILVKWLPQNDLLGHPMTRAFITHAGSHGIYEGICNGVPMVMMPLFGDQMDNAKRMETKGAGVTLNVLEMTSEDLENALKAVINDKRKKQQSGRQI